A region from the Lycium barbarum isolate Lr01 chromosome 8, ASM1917538v2, whole genome shotgun sequence genome encodes:
- the LOC132607720 gene encoding uncharacterized protein LOC132607720, giving the protein MANQDGQVARILGETTEMLRGKVLQMEKHLQEIGRKIEEAVGLLNLDSHEGAEPWEEDPDPGEEEEPEDEEEEPEEEQEEPQDMEEPPDVGVEVEENPFDMFPEFQGNDTDKESGYYAPTDEGTDFYAPLPTMMPTVSALASEHFGRENIPVPAPWSIAFKDRSSPFRDKVARREEADAEKKTIKGKRASPPSQC; this is encoded by the exons ATGGCGAACCAAGATGGACAAGTGGCACGGATTCTGGGAGAAACGACTGAGATGCTACGGGGCAAAGTGCTGCAGATGGAAAAACATCTCCAAGAAATAGGGAGAAAGATTGAGGAGGCAGTAGGATTGCTGAACTTG GATTCGCATGAGGGAGCAGAGCCCTGGGAAGAGGACCCCGATCCCGGTGAGGAAGAAGAACCAGAAGATGAAGAAGAGGAACCAGAAGAAGAACAGGAAGAACCTCAAGACATGGAAGAACCTCCCGACGTAGGGGTAGAAGTAGAGGAGAACCCGTTTGATATGTTCCCGGAGTTCCAAGGAAACGATACAGACAAAGAATCTGGTTATTATGCCCCTACTGATGAGGGAACAGACTTCTATGCGCCTTTACCCACGATGATGCCTACCGTCTCTGCTTTGGCTTCGGAACACTTTGGAAGGGAAAATATCCCCGTCCCAGCCCCGTGGAGCATAGCCTTCAAAGATCGATCTTCTCCATTCAGG GATAAAGTAGCCAGGAGGGAGGAAGCCGACGCAgaaaagaaaaccatcaaaggGAAAAGGGCCTCTCCCCCTTCCCAGTGTTGA